From a region of the Desulfurobacteriaceae bacterium genome:
- the carB gene encoding carbamoyl-phosphate synthase large subunit has translation FAKKWGFSDKYIAELLGVSEKEVREKRKKATPVLYKTVDTCAGEFEAYTPYYYSTYDGRECEANPTEKKKVTVFGSGPNRIGQGVEFDYCCVHAVWALRELGYEAHMVNCNPETVSTDYDTSDKLFFEPLTLEDALNIVEKEKPEGVIVQFGGQTPLKLSVPLEKEGVKILGTSSESIDIAEDRERFRELLNKLGLKQPPSGIARSLEEAEKVASEIGFPVLMRPSYVLGGRAMRIVYDINELRRYMTEAVEVSEDKPVLIDKFLEDAVEFDVDAVCDGKRVVIGGVMEHIEEAGIHSGDSACVLPTFSVPKEIVERIKEITRRIALELNVKGLINIQFAVKDNEIYIIEVNPRASRTVPFVSKATGVPLAKIATKVAMGKTLDELGVKEVEPQYYSVKEAVFPFNRFPEVDPVLGPEMKSTGEVMGIDDDLGIAFYKAQLAAGSRLPVDPSRGKVFISVKDKDKPKVFGIAKKLADMGFKIVSTEGTYKFLKEKGIPTELVYKIQEGRRPNIGDLIKNGEITLIINTPSGRRSTKDAVSIRRLAVNYGIPYYTTIRGAQAAVMAIESMRRRQLDVKSLQEYYAEN, from the coding sequence AGTTTGCTAAAAAGTGGGGATTTTCTGACAAATACATCGCAGAACTTTTAGGTGTTTCTGAAAAAGAAGTAAGGGAAAAGAGGAAAAAAGCTACTCCTGTTCTTTACAAAACTGTAGATACCTGTGCAGGGGAATTTGAAGCTTATACACCTTACTATTACTCTACTTACGACGGAAGAGAATGTGAAGCCAATCCAACTGAAAAGAAAAAAGTAACAGTTTTTGGCTCAGGACCAAACAGAATTGGACAAGGAGTAGAATTTGACTACTGCTGTGTTCACGCGGTCTGGGCTTTAAGAGAACTTGGATATGAAGCCCATATGGTAAACTGCAATCCAGAAACCGTTTCCACCGACTATGACACATCGGACAAGCTATTCTTTGAACCCCTTACATTAGAAGATGCCTTAAACATAGTAGAAAAAGAGAAACCAGAAGGGGTTATAGTTCAATTTGGAGGACAAACTCCTCTTAAACTTTCCGTTCCTTTAGAAAAGGAAGGAGTAAAGATACTTGGAACTTCTTCTGAAAGCATCGATATTGCAGAAGATAGAGAAAGGTTCCGTGAACTTCTAAACAAGCTCGGTTTAAAACAACCTCCTTCCGGTATAGCAAGGTCTTTAGAAGAAGCTGAAAAAGTAGCTTCTGAGATTGGATTCCCCGTTCTGATGCGTCCCTCTTACGTTCTTGGCGGAAGGGCGATGAGAATCGTTTACGATATAAACGAACTTAGAAGGTATATGACAGAAGCAGTTGAAGTTTCTGAAGATAAACCAGTCCTAATAGATAAATTCCTTGAAGATGCTGTTGAGTTTGATGTTGATGCCGTCTGTGATGGCAAAAGAGTTGTTATCGGTGGAGTAATGGAACATATCGAAGAAGCGGGCATTCACTCTGGAGACAGTGCTTGCGTTCTCCCTACATTCTCTGTTCCAAAAGAAATAGTTGAAAGGATCAAGGAAATAACAAGAAGAATCGCCCTTGAGCTTAATGTCAAAGGACTTATTAACATTCAATTTGCAGTGAAAGACAACGAAATTTACATAATTGAGGTTAACCCAAGAGCTTCAAGAACAGTTCCCTTTGTAAGTAAAGCTACAGGTGTTCCTCTTGCAAAAATAGCCACAAAAGTGGCTATGGGTAAAACTCTTGATGAACTTGGAGTTAAAGAAGTTGAACCCCAATACTATTCCGTAAAGGAAGCCGTTTTCCCATTCAATAGATTCCCTGAAGTTGATCCTGTTCTTGGACCAGAGATGAAATCAACCGGTGAAGTAATGGGAATTGATGATGACCTTGGAATAGCCTTTTACAAGGCCCAACTTGCTGCAGGTTCAAGGCTTCCTGTTGACCCATCAAGAGGAAAAGTCTTCATAAGCGTAAAAGACAAGGACAAACCTAAAGTCTTTGGAATAGCTAAAAAACTTGCCGATATGGGCTTTAAAATTGTTTCAACAGAGGGAACTTACAAGTTTCTAAAAGAGAAAGGAATTCCTACAGAACTTGTTTACAAAATCCAAGAGGGAAGACGTCCAAACATTGGGGATTTAATCAAGAACGGAGAAATCACCCTCATAATCAACACTCCATCTGGAAGAAGAAGTACAAAAGATGCAGTAAGCATAAGAAGACTTGCCGTAAACTATGGCATTCCTTACTACACAACAATAAGGGGCGCCCAAGCAGCTGTTATGGCAATAGAGTCAATGAGAAGAAGACAACTTGATGTTAAATCACTTCAGGAATACTACGCGGAAAATTAA
- a CDS encoding thioesterase family protein gives MSEEKKDQKKQPQVIVGSMPYRVSMAEVDAYGVMYYSRFFEIFERGRTELFRALGFEYKKIFQQKQILMPVVEAACRYMAPVVYDDLLTVETAITNIGSRGIRFDYRILRDDVVLAVGFTQHIFIDPQGRPINFGKEIVEELKKKGLIKEGEQALQENETKEENLSDKLKKLVVERIKNEDKPN, from the coding sequence ATGTCCGAAGAAAAAAAGGATCAGAAAAAGCAACCACAAGTAATCGTTGGAAGCATGCCATATAGAGTTTCTATGGCTGAGGTTGATGCATACGGCGTTATGTACTATTCAAGGTTTTTTGAAATATTTGAAAGGGGAAGAACTGAGCTTTTTAGAGCTCTTGGATTTGAATACAAAAAGATTTTCCAACAGAAGCAAATTTTAATGCCAGTTGTAGAAGCCGCTTGCAGATACATGGCTCCAGTAGTTTACGATGACCTTTTAACTGTTGAAACTGCAATAACAAACATTGGCTCAAGAGGAATAAGATTTGACTACAGAATATTAAGAGATGATGTCGTGTTAGCAGTTGGCTTTACTCAACACATTTTTATCGATCCTCAGGGAAGACCTATAAACTTTGGAAAAGAAATTGTAGAGGAACTTAAGAAGAAAGGTCTTATAAAGGAAGGAGAACAAGCTCTTCAAGAAAATGAAACTAAAGAGGAAAACCTTTCCGACAAGCTTAAAAAACTTGTTGTAGAAAGGATAAAGAACGAAGACAAGCCAAACTAA
- the rimM gene encoding ribosome maturation factor RimM (Essential for efficient processing of 16S rRNA) yields the protein MKKRGLKAILERRKRKAFDHKNEVMIGKIVGVHGIKGDVKVKAESDVFERQIEALDTIPIYRGTKKEELKIERIKPYKDLYIIKFREITDRSEAEERIGGEIWIDKSKQVELEEDEFYFSDLVDCEVITEDGKKVGIVKEILEQPASHILEVEKEDKNTVLIPFIKEFVKDVDIKNKKIVVSLIEGME from the coding sequence ATGAAAAAAAGGGGACTAAAGGCTATTTTGGAAAGGAGAAAAAGAAAAGCGTTTGACCATAAAAATGAAGTAATGATAGGAAAAATTGTTGGTGTCCATGGTATAAAAGGAGATGTTAAAGTTAAAGCCGAGTCAGACGTTTTTGAAAGACAAATAGAAGCGTTGGATACTATACCCATCTATAGAGGCACGAAAAAAGAAGAACTAAAAATAGAAAGAATAAAACCTTACAAAGATCTTTACATCATAAAGTTTAGAGAAATTACAGATAGAAGCGAAGCTGAAGAAAGGATAGGTGGAGAAATCTGGATAGATAAGAGTAAGCAAGTTGAGCTTGAAGAAGATGAATTCTACTTTTCAGATTTAGTAGACTGTGAAGTGATAACAGAAGATGGTAAAAAGGTTGGAATAGTAAAGGAGATCTTAGAGCAACCGGCAAGCCACATCTTGGAAGTAGAAAAGGAAGATAAAAATACTGTTTTAATACCATTTATTAAAGAATTTGTAAAAGATGTAGACATCAAAAATAAAAAAATCGTTGTTTCCTTAATAGAAGGTATGGAATGA
- the trmD gene encoding tRNA (guanosine(37)-N1)-methyltransferase TrmD, with the protein MRIDVLTVLPRIFDCFLREGIIGKAVSSGKVEVNIVNIRDFAFDKHKVVDDVPYGGGPGMVLKPEPILRAYEELTKSSEKPFVILTEPWGETFTQKLALELSKKKRIMIICGRYEGVDERVKSIVDKEISIGDFVLTGGELPAMVMMDAIIRLLPGVLGNEESLKSDSFMDRGLLGYPNYTRPREFKGMKVPEVLLSGHHKKIELWRKEQALRKTFERKPEVIEKLKKEGKLTKEELKLLEKIEKELNGEQN; encoded by the coding sequence ATGAGAATAGATGTTCTTACAGTCTTACCGAGGATTTTTGACTGCTTTTTAAGGGAAGGAATTATAGGTAAAGCTGTTTCGAGCGGTAAGGTAGAAGTTAACATAGTTAACATACGCGATTTTGCCTTCGATAAACACAAAGTCGTTGACGACGTTCCTTATGGTGGCGGACCAGGAATGGTCTTAAAGCCCGAGCCAATCCTTAGGGCCTATGAAGAGCTTACTAAATCCTCGGAAAAACCTTTTGTTATTCTTACAGAGCCTTGGGGAGAAACTTTTACACAAAAGTTGGCTTTAGAGCTTTCAAAGAAAAAAAGAATAATGATTATTTGCGGAAGGTACGAAGGTGTTGATGAAAGAGTGAAATCCATCGTTGATAAAGAGATTTCAATAGGGGATTTTGTCTTGACAGGTGGAGAACTTCCGGCAATGGTAATGATGGACGCAATAATAAGGCTTCTACCGGGAGTTCTTGGGAATGAGGAAAGCTTAAAATCGGATTCTTTTATGGATAGAGGACTTTTAGGTTATCCAAATTACACTCGGCCAAGAGAATTTAAAGGAATGAAAGTTCCAGAAGTCCTTCTTTCAGGACACCACAAGAAGATAGAACTTTGGAGAAAGGAACAAGCTTTGAGAAAAACCTTCGAGAGAAAACCTGAGGTAATAGAAAAACTAAAAAAAGAAGGAAAACTAACAAAAGAAGAGTTAAAACTCTTAGAAAAAATAGAGAAGGAGTTAAATGGTGAACAAAATTGA
- a CDS encoding zinc ribbon domain-containing protein, with amino-acid sequence MPIYEFKCEECGKEFEKFVVSFSKISEVKCPECGSSKVAKKVSACSVGGGESGGNSSGSSCSAFG; translated from the coding sequence ATGCCAATTTACGAATTTAAGTGTGAGGAGTGTGGAAAGGAGTTTGAAAAGTTTGTCGTGTCTTTTTCGAAAATTAGTGAAGTAAAGTGTCCAGAGTGCGGATCCAGTAAAGTTGCGAAGAAAGTTTCGGCCTGTAGTGTAGGTGGTGGAGAAAGTGGTGGAAATTCTTCTGGTTCTTCTTGTTCAGCGTTTGGCTGA
- the pheA gene encoding prephenate dehydratase — protein MKNLKSLREEIDAIDKKILELLSRRAEIAKTIGEIKKKEGLPFYVPAREAKILAKLEELNKGPLPKESIRAIFREIISACRALEEPTKVAYLGPSATFTHLAALKHFGSSSELIPMDSIGEVFDEVEKGRVDYGVVPIENSIEGVVNYTIDMFLDTDLKISGEIFVSVNLHLMSKEQDLTKVKKVYSHRHAIAQSRKWLSEHLPKVETIEVSSTAKAAELASKEEGAAAIASEAAAYLYDLNILAKNIQEVSKNFTRFLVIGRSDSEIPTGKDKTSVMFSTKHVAGSLFKALQPFAVYDVNLSKIESRPTKKRPWEYVFFVDIEGHRKDVKVEKALKELQENTTFFKILGSYPRGFKE, from the coding sequence ATGAAAAATCTTAAAAGTCTTAGAGAAGAGATAGATGCGATAGATAAAAAAATCCTGGAACTACTTTCTAGAAGAGCAGAAATTGCAAAAACTATTGGTGAGATAAAAAAGAAAGAAGGACTCCCATTTTACGTTCCAGCAAGAGAGGCGAAAATCCTTGCCAAACTTGAAGAGTTAAACAAAGGACCTCTCCCAAAAGAAAGTATCAGAGCAATATTTAGAGAAATAATTTCCGCTTGTAGAGCTTTAGAAGAGCCAACAAAAGTTGCATACCTCGGTCCTTCTGCTACTTTCACACATCTTGCAGCCCTTAAACATTTTGGAAGTTCCTCGGAACTGATTCCTATGGATTCCATAGGAGAAGTGTTTGACGAAGTAGAGAAAGGAAGGGTTGACTATGGTGTTGTTCCAATAGAAAACTCAATAGAGGGGGTTGTTAACTACACTATAGATATGTTCTTGGATACAGACCTTAAAATAAGTGGCGAAATTTTTGTCTCCGTGAATCTACATCTTATGAGCAAAGAACAAGACCTAACTAAAGTTAAAAAAGTTTACTCCCATCGCCATGCAATAGCCCAGAGTAGGAAGTGGCTTTCCGAACATTTACCTAAAGTCGAAACTATTGAAGTTTCAAGCACGGCAAAAGCTGCAGAACTTGCAAGTAAAGAAGAAGGAGCAGCTGCAATAGCAAGCGAAGCAGCAGCTTACCTTTATGACCTGAATATACTTGCAAAGAATATCCAAGAAGTTTCCAAAAACTTTACACGTTTTTTAGTAATAGGTAGAAGCGACTCTGAAATTCCTACAGGGAAGGACAAGACTTCTGTTATGTTTAGCACAAAACACGTTGCGGGTTCTCTCTTTAAAGCCTTACAACCTTTCGCAGTATATGATGTTAACCTATCTAAAATAGAATCAAGACCTACCAAAAAACGGCCTTGGGAATACGTATTCTTCGTGGATATTGAAGGACACAGAAAAGACGTAAAAGTAGAAAAAGCTTTAAAAGAACTACAAGAAAATACTACCTTCTTTAAAATACTCGGCTCTTATCCAAGGGGATTTAAGGAGTGA
- a CDS encoding type ISP restriction/modification enzyme, which yields MKRAEEKYLERLKEFLLLNLREEGYYPLLIELFKEKGIKAFQLPAKTKVGFPDIKVFQKDGFIIGYVECKKPEENIEKWAESEQVKRYKNYFKNFLLTNFISFKHFLKGKEVKTVEVVSYDDLKKGNFEKANLEEFKDLLKDFINHQEKPIKSVEELAENLAWRVRLLKDEILKELKVNSALQEFLNLLKSYVIHTLKEEEFADTIAQSLAYALLIVRTKKDFIKKEDVISDIPDSLTIIRDIFLEILKIEGKELSWIIEEIENTLNLFDLKSAKLTPEELTIHFYETFLRAYNPKLREIRGVYYTPKPIVKFIVKSIEELLKKNFGLNGYFDEKLKLLDPAGGTLTFILEVLERLKEEIKETIGSGMLKSYFENTVLNNFFAFELLPAPYVIGHLKVSQFLDSLGIKNKKFNFYLTNALEFEHKTAGYLFSHRWAKEIQEADRIKREERMLVILGNPPYSGISANNSKEINEFLKKDIDNCQNYYKVDGRKLEEKNPKWLQDDYVKFIRFGQWKIEKSGKGIVGFITNHSYIDNPTFRGMRQSLLRTFDRIYILDLHGNKRKKEPDENVFDIQQGVAIGIFVKDGSKKGEYAEVYYHSTLEDEELLTRNEKFDFLNSNSVETVCWKKAEPKSPYYFFKPVLENEEYQKFLRVDEIFKVYSVGIVTGKDKIFIDFDKESLINRIANELSLDVCKVKEFIQKIFYRPFDVRYIFYNPAYLERAREKVMKHMLSEENLGLITHKREEITGDWKHAFVTTCITEHGSLSSKTTNYFFPLYLYTKNEKIPNFTEKFKNYIKELYSEQPSPEEIFYYIYAVLYSPDYREKYGELLKYEFPRIPFPESYEKLKEIAKFGEKLVRLHLLKDLSLNTFSVKFEGEGNNKVEKVSYKDEKVYINKNQYFYPIRKEVWEYKVGGYQILKKVAFR from the coding sequence ATGAAGAGAGCTGAAGAAAAATACTTAGAAAGACTTAAAGAATTTTTACTACTGAACTTGAGAGAGGAAGGTTATTATCCTCTTTTAATAGAACTCTTTAAAGAAAAAGGAATTAAAGCCTTTCAGCTTCCAGCAAAAACCAAGGTTGGTTTTCCTGACATAAAAGTTTTTCAAAAAGATGGGTTCATAATCGGGTATGTTGAGTGTAAAAAGCCAGAAGAAAATATCGAGAAATGGGCTGAATCGGAACAAGTAAAGAGATACAAGAACTATTTTAAAAACTTCCTCTTGACAAACTTTATCTCTTTTAAGCACTTCTTAAAGGGAAAAGAGGTAAAAACGGTTGAGGTTGTCTCTTACGACGATCTAAAGAAAGGAAACTTTGAAAAAGCTAACTTAGAGGAATTTAAAGATCTACTTAAAGATTTTATTAATCATCAAGAAAAACCTATAAAGAGTGTAGAGGAGTTAGCGGAAAACTTAGCGTGGAGAGTTAGACTTCTAAAAGATGAAATCTTAAAAGAATTAAAGGTAAATTCTGCTTTACAAGAATTTTTGAATCTTCTAAAGAGTTATGTAATTCATACCCTAAAAGAAGAGGAATTTGCAGATACAATTGCCCAGTCTTTAGCTTATGCCCTTCTAATAGTTAGAACAAAGAAGGATTTCATTAAAAAAGAGGATGTAATAAGTGATATTCCAGATAGCCTAACCATAATAAGGGACATCTTTTTAGAGATTCTCAAAATAGAAGGAAAGGAATTAAGCTGGATAATAGAAGAAATAGAAAATACCTTAAATCTTTTCGATTTAAAAAGTGCAAAACTAACTCCTGAAGAACTTACAATTCACTTTTATGAGACATTTTTAAGAGCTTACAATCCGAAGCTAAGGGAGATAAGAGGAGTTTATTACACTCCAAAACCTATTGTTAAGTTTATCGTAAAAAGCATAGAAGAACTCTTAAAAAAGAATTTTGGACTAAACGGATACTTTGACGAAAAATTAAAACTTTTAGACCCTGCTGGGGGAACTTTAACCTTTATCCTTGAAGTCCTTGAAAGGTTAAAAGAGGAAATCAAAGAAACCATTGGTAGTGGAATGTTAAAAAGCTACTTCGAGAATACCGTTCTTAACAACTTTTTTGCCTTTGAGCTTCTTCCTGCACCTTACGTTATAGGACACCTGAAAGTTTCCCAATTTCTTGATTCCTTAGGAATAAAGAACAAAAAATTTAACTTTTACCTTACCAATGCACTCGAATTTGAACATAAAACGGCAGGCTATCTCTTTTCACACAGGTGGGCAAAAGAGATACAGGAAGCTGACCGAATAAAAAGAGAAGAGAGAATGCTTGTAATACTGGGAAATCCACCTTACAGCGGGATTTCTGCTAACAACAGCAAAGAGATAAATGAGTTCTTGAAAAAAGACATAGACAACTGTCAGAATTACTACAAGGTTGATGGAAGGAAGTTAGAAGAGAAAAACCCAAAGTGGTTACAGGACGATTACGTAAAGTTCATAAGGTTTGGACAGTGGAAGATAGAGAAGAGCGGAAAAGGAATCGTAGGCTTTATAACAAACCACTCATACATAGACAATCCGACGTTCAGAGGAATGAGACAGTCCCTCTTAAGAACTTTTGACAGGATTTACATCCTTGACCTTCACGGGAACAAAAGGAAGAAAGAACCTGATGAAAACGTTTTTGACATTCAGCAGGGAGTTGCCATAGGGATATTTGTAAAAGATGGAAGCAAAAAAGGAGAATATGCAGAAGTCTATTACCACTCAACCCTTGAAGATGAGGAGCTCCTGACAAGGAATGAGAAGTTTGACTTTCTCAACAGTAATTCTGTTGAAACTGTTTGCTGGAAAAAAGCAGAACCAAAGAGTCCTTACTACTTTTTCAAGCCTGTTTTAGAAAATGAGGAGTATCAGAAGTTTTTAAGAGTTGATGAAATTTTTAAGGTTTACAGCGTGGGAATTGTTACAGGAAAGGATAAAATTTTCATTGACTTTGATAAAGAAAGTCTAATAAACAGGATAGCGAACGAGCTTTCCTTAGACGTTTGCAAAGTAAAAGAGTTCATCCAAAAAATCTTTTATAGACCTTTCGATGTTCGCTACATCTTTTATAATCCAGCTTATCTTGAAAGAGCAAGAGAAAAAGTTATGAAACACATGCTTTCAGAAGAGAATTTGGGATTAATCACTCATAAAAGAGAAGAAATTACAGGTGATTGGAAACATGCATTTGTTACGACTTGCATAACTGAACATGGAAGTTTGTCAAGTAAAACAACAAATTACTTCTTTCCTCTCTACCTTTACACCAAAAATGAGAAAATTCCGAACTTTACAGAAAAGTTTAAAAACTACATAAAAGAGCTCTACTCTGAACAGCCTTCTCCAGAGGAGATTTTCTACTACATCTATGCCGTTCTCTACTCTCCAGATTACAGGGAAAAGTATGGAGAGCTTTTAAAGTATGAATTTCCGAGAATCCCATTTCCAGAAAGTTATGAAAAGTTAAAAGAGATTGCCAAATTTGGAGAAAAACTTGTTAGACTACACCTGCTTAAAGACCTATCCTTAAACACCTTTAGCGTAAAATTTGAAGGAGAAGGCAACAACAAAGTGGAAAAGGTTTCTTACAAAGATGAAAAGGTTTATATAAACAAAAATCAGTACTTTTATCCGATAAGAAAAGAGGTGTGGGAGTATAAAGTCGGAGGTTACCAAATTTTAAAAAAAGTGGCTTTCCGATAG